The DNA segment atatactcatcttctatgtgctgctcacagttgtggcgtctaagagaggtcacagaagtagctgggatcatttgccctttgacagaagaagcaacaggacgtacatccgtgtaatattctggtagaggctcaaccgtctttgatccagtatcacgcccagtgagagcaatgctacgatccactccctcatctgcacacgttgggtgttgaaaaagcgagattcctgttccatggaatgaattcttggctgtggtggcacttgggttgtggtcaatgttgtccacagccgcagttgtgaacacattgctacgcagggtaggcgggcagaccacttcctctatgcggtacagctgacacacgctgtttcccatctgggcagaaagacgtaggactctgtcatatgagatgcttaggcccagagagaagagcttgtccacaagtcccctcttgcgtgtttcagcatacagcatcagcccaacataggttggaagaggagtttcttgagacgtactgtgtctgacagctggaggctcctgtgtcttggttgctccctgcttccgactttgcttgacactgttgaacttgagaagctgcgcaatggaaagagctgcttgtgttgaagaggaatggctttgattcttgatggtggggccatccagcaccatatttaccattgcaactagtacgtttggcacagagtcctcctgacagccgcccgggaatgatccacggaattggtaagtgtcttcaaacatatatcgacgaactatctgtgcagcacgcgcaaggtgaactgcctcagtgtcacagtcttgctcgcaggctttgcctagcgcttcaccaatgtcttcatcaaacgctagtaaaacatctcggcctttgctgtgggatctcaggcctggtatctgggctaacaggcgctctttcagccttgtgctattaactttctggcacaaaacaaccccgagctgttccattcttgttgtgtatagctttacaagttctgcgagtctgaagactggggtggtgccctcttctaggtgggtttcctcgatatacaggaccagttcagccagtacgattcttgacattacaccttcatggtcagttttctgctcggcttctacagtggtctttgcacgatagtaaagagccaacaaacacttggaatggtacttggcctccagagccaccatatcacccatgctgagcctggctatgagttcattgtccccaacttgcgctgcacacttccgtacgcgtgtgtccacctggaaggttgttacttcatgtagggtctctgtgccagactttccacagaaaaagcaggaggtgccgctggtagtggcttctgaagagtgtgttctggcgcgcttggcctggacattgtcagtactatcaaatgctgagctgcttgcgatgcgtctcttctctgctcttcgtagcattgtgttattgtatttgagcatacatgttttatgccacttggcctggtgggcaaccattgtcgcctcaacaccttgtccttcatctagtctctgtaactgaacagttcttggcagttctccgagttcatcaaatttgaccaagtttgcagccattgtcgtgtatccactcccagggtctcggcgtttagacagtactgggcagacaagtgactctgttgtctcctcttgacatacaagacacagcttccagtttgtctcaggaggtgttgtgggagtacgttgctcaaaagtatcgaccagttggaacttctttgccatggctgcagtctggaacaacgcgtctctgatgtcaggtggtgctgctgctgcctcacctgcaaagacacaaaacaccaccatgttaccacaagttactactacaagcaccatgactatcaacactatactattactgcagccgccgtcactgccaccaacgctgccgctgcaaagtaaaattcattttcttgtgaaatggtagccaaattatttggtaagcacagaagtatgtgtaattgtacaatacttatcacctctagcacacttatcacctttagcatccacaaaaagacaaattatggtacatattcaatgacgctaacggtaaatagcggccattttgaaaaatggccgccaaatgtgctacggggagaatcttgaatgcctccatatccaaaattgttcagaatgtattaatccacatgtgtgccaattttggtgcttttagaacaatttgaacaattggtttcatatttcttactatgccgctgggctatatatatatatatatagagagagagagagagagagagagagagagagagagagagagagagagagagagattacaacatcCTCTAACGCATTCATCCTTTAACTGTTGTATTGTGGTAGAATcctctatgcattaaaaaattctATAACACTATTCGTACGATGCTCTTAAACAGATAGCTTATCAGCAGTAGATAAAAATCATCTTCACACTGCACCAATCACCCCCCGTCTTGCTTGTGCTCGTGCACTTCATAAATGCCTAGGCCCCTTCTTTCCATCATACCTTTATATCTAGGCTTATCTCTTCTACCTCCTATCACGTCTGCATTTTACATTCCTTTTACTATTCTACTGTTGTCTATCTCTTCTCCTACCTCCTATCACGTCTGCATTTTACATTCCTTTTACTATTCTACTGTTGTCTATCTCTTCTCCTACCTCCTATCACGTCTGCAATTTACATTCCTTTTACTATTCTACTGTTGTCCATTCTTTTTACATGGCCGATTCACCTAAACATTCTCTGGTCCATCCTCCCACCCATACTTTTTACCGCATCTCCTACATATGTTTTTTGCATCACAGTATGCTACACAAATATCGTATCAATAGCTCTGACCTTTTTTTCTGTAATTCATATTCAAAACCATGCTTCATTACCATACTGGAAAATTGGTTGAACAATCTATTCGTTCGGTGTTGTACCACAGACAACTCCAGTCTCTCTCTAATCTTCTGCACACTTCAAGCTACCATTGTTGTTTTCACCTCTTCTCTCATCTATCCATTATCTGTTATATTTACTCTCAGATGCTCATTTGACTCCACTGTTTCCACTCGTCAAACATTCTAGACTCCCTCTTTATGGTTTTCTATCTTCGCAGGCAATTCATACCCATTTGAACAATCTATTAGTTCGGAGTTGTACCGCAGACAACTCCGGTCGTACAACTCCGGTCTCTTTCTAATCTTCTGCACACTTCAAGTTACCACTGTTGTTTTCACCTCTTCTCTCATCTATccattatcttttatatttactcTCAGATGCTCATTTGACTCAACTGTTTCCACTCTTCAATCATTCTATACTCCCTCTTTATGGTTTTCTATTTTCGCAAGCAATTCCTACCCTTTTACTGGCTTTTGCAGTTTTGTCCCATTATTCCGAATCAGCACGGGATCGTTTGCAACCACCAGCTACCCCACATTTAGTTCATAAATAATATCTTATCAGGTAACTTCACGCTTATATCCACTGTCCTTTCTCTGCCCTCAAGCATCAGTTCCTCCATGATGATATTGAAAAGCCATGCAGACATGACAATAGCAATGTCTTATGATTCTATCATCCTGCAATGCTCAGTATATGTAGCATGATTAAaatgattatctttattattaaattcattcaaattattgttattagtgaaattgttaaaattattattattgaaattactaaaattatcattattactaaaactcTGATAATGAAAAAATCCGTTACTGTGATAAATCAACACTATCTATTAATCCTATTCTATTCTGTTAAGTGATTCATATCCTCATTTGACCTTTAACTCCTCTAAAGTCATCATCATCTCGATCAGCCGAGCAACTAACATCCCTCTGTCACACCAAGCTGTGTTCTTTTCCAGTAATTCTGTATTTTATTTCCTATTACATGTTTAGGGACTTTGCCAACGCTCCCTAGATTGACTTTAACTAGATAtaatcacacactctctctctctctctcttacgatatTAGTAAATATTACATTTCCAGTGACATCTCACCCTGACTCTTACGTTTATACGAAATGCTTGCTTGATCCATgcaattgtgacgggccgagagagaggatatgactcaaaggcaggatgcaatcatctgagtaactttattatagaacactctcctttatatacaaaacctcaaggcaacaggaattttcatgttcataagacagacaatgttacagaggaaaaccggagacatgattattcaagttctttttagtgcgagggaagagcgcagatacaagcataatatatacaaaataatttatgtacgatcgtgtgacacacggttggtatacaaTTATTCGTCTTTAAttcttttaattgttttcattTAGGAGCAAAATGACCTAAGCAAAGGCGTAGACGATGTTGATGCTGGACACCCAGGGGAAGACAATCTGTTTATCACAAGGAATATAAAAAATCCCACCACGTACGAATCAAATGACTTTTTCGTATCCATTTCTATTTATAAAACAAGTTAGATATTCAACGAATGGCGTAATAATGATTTGTATCAGAGAGAACCATTCTAGGAAAgtgataaatatttatttctatgttatcCATGGGCTAAAAATTACAGTTTTTCATTGGCAGTTATTGTTGTTCTAAACAAAGGAGGAAATCCCTCGAAAGAATATAGCAATTTATgcttataattactatatatatatatatatatatatatatatatatatatgggtgtgtatatatatacataaatatatatatatatatatatatgtatatatatacatatatatttatatatatatatatatatatatatatatatatatatatatatatatatatatatattgttattatgggGCCCATAGACCCCCCCCCACCCAAGGTggttcttgatcaaaataaaaatagcgacATAAGATTTCTcgattgttattaattatttttaaaaagttgaaGAAATCTAGGGCATCAGCCTTCCCAATTTCAGGAAATATAGCTTTAgggcagtggttctcaaccttttactaccatgccccctccacaattatttttttatcgccacgccccccccccccttgcatataaagataaatttcacttgcagattttatatgaaaaggaataaaaaaagccttatgggttgtatagtcaatttactaagtaggaaataaagtgagataaTTGACATTTTCACTTCTACAGGATAACTTGCTTAACTTATTTAGTGAGATACCTGACACTGTTTCTTGGATACCAGATCTTGAATACGAGGTTTAATGTTAGAGAGTGCACAACGTAAATCATCTTCCACATCCAGgcggtttctgtattttgtttttatagcagtgagcgtagaaaatgcagtttcacacaggtacgttgatccaaacattgttagaacccgaagagcctgatgtgagatcagagggtacacagaatggtatttaatccagaatgtctccaaatccaaatcgttgaattcatccttagctgtggaattaaactttaactcaagaaactcctcttgaaTTTCCTCAGCAACATTAGCGAATTCACACTGAAAAGGATTCCTAATGAATTTCCAGGATTCACGCATGTCATCTATGTCTGGAAAGTATTTTGTGAATTCTGCTTTTAAGCTGCTTAGATGAGTGATTATAAGGATATTTAACTCAGGGTCAAGGTTACCATGAGCGAGCCCAGAATCTAAGTTCCTAAAACTGGCTGCATTTCCCTGCTGAATTCGACATTTCCAGAGGTCGAGTTTGGCCATGAAAGTTCGAATGGTGTCGTGGTGAGAGATGATGTGGAtatttttcccttgtagtttaaggttcactgcattcaaagattcaaaaatatccaccaagtaagctagaattatctgaaagctgtcagacttgaatttgtcatgaagggctgccttctgctgtgaatctagaaatattattacttcttctcgtagctcataaagcctttcaagcatgtttccttttgataaccatcgtatgtttgtgtgaaaaagcagggcttcatgttcagaatccatatccttacacaataatttgaagagacgactgtttaaggctccagatttgatgaaatttactacctttatagccacgtttagaacatccctcatttcatcaggcaaagttctggatgctaaagattcacggtgaattatgcagtgtgtacttattacagaaggatttttttctttcacctttgtgatgaacccagaacgcaggccaaccatggctggggctccatcagtacacacccctattagtgagtcccaagaaagtttattttccttaaaaaagtctGATGTAACTTTAAAAATGGCTTCTGCTGTTGTACAACTTTCCTTGGggcaacaaaacaaaatttcctccTTTATATTGTTGCCTGACACAAAACGAGCATACATCAAGAACTGAGCACACTGAGCGATATCGGTCGTTTCATCACACTGGATTGCAAAAACAGGCGAGGCTCTTACTAGTTCGAGTGTTTGTTCTTTGATATCTTGAGACAGTTCATGGATCCTTCTCTGGACTGTATCGTTTGACAGGGAAATTTGGGAAAGCTTATTTGCACTATCTTTACCAAGAATGAGTTGAGCTGCACATAGTATACTTGGCTTTATGAGAGTCTCTCCAATGTTATGGCTCTTCTTGCTCTTTGCAATCAACATGGAAATTTCATAAGAAGCCTCAACAACCTTTGATGATTGTTGTCGAAATACCCCGCTGTCATCCATTTTCACTTGCTTCAAggtgtgtttttttgtttcaaagaatgCCTTTGGCTTGTCAACTAGACCAGGATGTGCTGTTTGCAGGTGGCGTTCCAAGCGTGAGGGTCGCATTCCATCATTGCTCAGAGTCTTGTAACATATCACGCACTGTGGGACCTCTGTGTCACCCTTTCGGAGGGACACAAATCCAAAACGAATATAATCTTCGTTATACTTCCGCTTCTTGGCACTCATTGCAACGTAGTTGGAGTGAAACTGGCAAAACGTATCTGCGATCAAGATAATATGCATTTGTAAATTAAGGTATTTTTCACCTCTTGATGATAACCACCACAGTATGATTATCACAGCTACATGATCAATGAGTGAGAAggacagagaaagagggagaaagatatatccaaaattttttgaaaattttgaggcTAAACACGAGATTGCCAGAAAATTGAGACAATATAAGAAATACATCCAGCCTTGGACGTTAAATTAAccttgaaggaaaagaagaaggaaaaaaggagaggaaatatatatatatatatatatatatatatatatatatatatatatatatatatatatatatatatatatatatatagagagagagagagagagagagagagagagagagagagagagagagagagagagagagagagagggagagagatacaaacatttataactaaattttatatacatacatataatatatatatatatatatatatatatatatatatatatatatatatatatatatatatatatattatatatatatatatatatatatatatatatatatatatatatatacacacgaatctctctctctctctctctctctctctctctctctctctctctctctctctcttttctctctctctctctaatacagccctatatatatatatatatatatatatatatatatatatatatatatatatatatatacatatatatatatatatatatatatatatatatatatatatatatatatatatatatatatatatatatatatatatatacacatgaatctctctctctctctctctctctctctctctctaatacagccctactcgctgactctacctctctgactcggtcactgatcatatggttgagataatcatgaagtggtggttattaGAACATCTTATTTTGCAAATAGTAAAATTTGAGACCATTAACTtatgatttttacaatatgaaggaaaaataaataaaacaaaatatacatcttcaaaattttgcagtaatcttagcaacggtctctcaacatatttcggtatattgataaacatagaaactgatatattttttttttttcaaataaaggacaataaccccaccaatgcagggcagcccatcaacgacacagggaaaacaaaactagtcaaatataattgataggaaaaaaaattaatcccccgaatatatctctccccttttctttcattcacattctcacaaacctgacaatgttaatgggtcgataagaaactgagataatgtacctcaacaatttcgcctgtagaaacggcaaggaagaaatgttcaaatactttcggacatgtgtggtaaactgggagtgttgacagggactgtgttgatagtgtgtacggtgggactgggtgtgagaaacggatctcatagctcaccagtaagggacacgtattatacacgtccacgacaggcaatgtactctacggtagcctacgtggaaggagaaagcatgaattagtaacgatgatattactttattatataaaacttttactattattattattattattattattattattattattattattattattattattattattattattattatattttttactataatgtcttttttatttaactgatctagtctaaaataacacaacttatttttttttcatttatagctgcatttttctcctgaggctcacgcccccctttgaatcctcttgcgcccccctaggggggcatgCCCCCCTGGTTGAGTAACACTGCTTTAGGGGGTCTAgaattatggggcccgtagaccctcaaggtggatcttgatcaaaatggaaatagcggcgttatttttctcgataaaaattactgaaaattcgATCATTACGCATTCTGCAGGGTCCTTGTACAATTAATCTATAGCGAACACGTCTGTGAACACGCAGACAAACACAGGCAATTACCAACTTTATTAGTATAAattcatctcttacgcctattgatgcatatggcctcatatataaatatatatatatatatatatatatatatatatatatatataaatatatatatatatatatatatatatatatatatatatacatacaatatatatacagtacatatacatacatatatatatatatatatatatatatatatatatatatatatatatatatatatatatatttgtatatatatatatatatatatatatatatatatatatatatatatatgtgtgtatacatatatgtacttatatatattatacatatatatagatggatagatagataaacccAGTAAATGTAAGCGTAAGTTGCTATATTTCTTCCTCCTGTATTCAGATTTCAGAGCAACAATAACTGCCAACGAAATGCTGTAAATTTTTCAAGCCCATGGTCAACATGGAAACATTGTTCTCAAAAATGTTTCTCTCTTATTCCAGGAAACCATTTTCATTTCATTCTTATAGGGACATGCAATGAAATAAATGTCAAGATTTGTGTCTttaaaattcacattttttttttctattatgcggCGTTATGAAACTTTTTCCATTGAGCAGCGACAACGAAACACTTGCACACGTGCTGAAGGGAAACGTGGGCACAGGTGTGCTTGCCATGCCGCAGGGCTTCATGAACGCTGGACTCTGGGTCGGCTTCGCTGGTATTCCCTTGATGGGCATCGTCTGCGTTGAGTGTATGTTTATGTTGGTGAGTAGACGACGAACAGGTGTCTTCTTCTCTTTGCTAACTCCCTCAACACACCTTTCCGGTCTATCTGTTTTAATTTCCTTtatgattttcataatttctttaatttttttaataacttttagaTGGCTAATTATCACAAAATGTACAGATATAAGTAGTCGATAGCAAATTGGATAatgatttaataaaataataatctagATTTGTGGATAAACTGAATGCGACGAAATACTTAAGCCGTAAGAATTAATAAATGCTATACAATCCTAAGATGACTTTCTTACCTCTCCAACTTCTTCGTTACAACAGTTGAGGTGTTCCAGGGTATTAAGCAAGAGGGCAAACGTCGCGGCCCTAAGCTACGAGGAATCAGCGAAGGCAGCCTTTAGATACGGTCcagaaggatgcaggaagtacgcCAACGCCGTGGGATACATCATCACCGCCTTCCTTATCATCACGCAACTAGGATTCTGCTGTGTATATTTTGTGTTCATCCCTCAAAACTTAAAACAGGTCAGATGGCTGGGAGGTTTTCAGTGTTCATAACGTTCTCCGGAGAACATTTCTTGTTTCCTAAGAGGATAAAggcaacagcccccccccccccccccccccccccaccccccacccccacccccaacacaCACAGGCTAATTTCTAGTGGACGGTGCTTGCCACTGTTTCGTGGcgagaaattaaataatttttcttctacGGATGCAAGCACACCAGTTAATCTTTAGTGGTGGCTTTATCAGAGCTTCCTTCTCCACGTTCTCGTAGCACTATGAAATAGTGGCAGCTACTGACCGCTGAAAATTGGCTTCTGTGTGGGTGCCCTAACTCGTGAAATTGAAGATAACAGTAGTACAAGGTTCTCATACGATTCACTCattgtagggtataaaagattcaATATTATGATTTACTTACAAGAGAATTAGTACATAGAGATCATCCCTAGATGTTTTCACTTTGAACATCTACTCTTCATCATAATTTAATAAAGTGTTATATATACTGCTATATGTTCAATGATTAGAATATGCTATGTATTTCATTTCTGTCATTGCAATATTATGAAAgcacataattataaatatttaactcACAGCAACGAAGCACAGATGCCCGAGGAACCAGATGAATATCACCTTTACTTCACATTGACGTCACATGATGCAATATTTTCTTAACCCATTATCCATAGGCAtatcaaaataatcattatcattagtcAAGCTATATCCTCAATCGGAAAAGCAGCATCCAActggaaaagcagcccagtgaagaaatgaaataaagaagaaaCGAATAAATTTGTTTgatgaataaaaaaatcataagataTATTAAAATCTGTAACAAGGCTAAATAGAAAATTTgcatataaattatgaaatgagaCTCATGTCAATTTGTTCAACAGAAAAGGCTTTCCAACAAGTTTGAACCTCAGAAATTCCACTGATTTTAACTACCAgactagaaagatcattccacaatctggtcacagctagtataaaacttctggaataatgtACAATATTGacccttatggtggagaaggcaagactgtccCCAAAATCACTTTAATTTCCCTGTTTGAGGACAAATCCCCTAAACATGGGAGCCCTGAACGCTGATGCTCACTGGACattttacgggctgcccaacggcaagagcccgtgtcttacacaaggtgaGGCAATCTATACAGTCAGTCACTGGACTACTTGTATTAGTCATCTTCGCCTCCTTGGATATAGATTGGTGCTACAATACAGAATATAATAGTTATAAATTTTTCGTATTAACAGCATCAGAACACTTTATATGTCTCTAAAAAAATGTTGAAAGTTATATTCTAGAATCAATCACGTGGATCGTTTTATTTATATTGGTAAAATGCATTCCATCTATTCGTGATATTAATGATAGACGCAGAAACActgtattttcatgtatatatattacaagtatttgTTCAGGCCAGCGACCTTTAAACCCATCGTCTCGCTCTGCACACAACCAGCAGTCCTGTTCTGTTCAACGGAATAAAGGTATTCGAATTGAGTATTAAGCGATTTTGTGCCACATCTTGATATAGGAGTTCCAGATATGAATGAATGATAACGACTTTAATCAAACAGAGGAGGAATGGCTATAGAAGTATATGATCTTCATAATCTGGTAGTTGAAACGgtggaaacttcaaaagttcaaatttgcagattttttttttttttttttttttttttgaacaggctgacataagtctcttcatagtttatatatggaagatctatgtcaatgtttttactgttcttaagatacatTACTTTAATTGTACATTGCTTCTCTTCTAGctttttatgtccttatttcctttcctcactgggctatttttccatactgGAGCCCTaaagcctatagcatcctgctttcccaacttgggttttagcttagataataataataataataataataataataataataataataataataataataataataatctttatcaagACAACAACGTTAGGAGGAACTACTTTTGTGCGCCGGTAACAGGTAACAGATCTCACTTCAAGTCTTGCTTTTGACAGGCTCTTGACCATATAATCCCATCGGGAACGGGAATCAGCCAGTTGGAATTCATGGCGATGATGATTATCCCTGTGCTTCTGGTCTGTTACGTTCCACATCTCAAAGTAAGATAGCCTTTCCATGTTTATCTCTTCGTTGTGTTTACTCGAATGAACTATTTGCCCAAATTACTAGTTTTCTCAAATGTTGTTCAGAAGCAAATAACCTCCTGCATGTTTCTTAAGGGCCAGATTTATTTTTACCTTAAAACATACAAAGATGTCCTTGTAAATTGAAATTAGGATTATAATTACAAACTTATAATTACGAACTTATTGAGCGTTAAGGTTGCAAAGTCGTTAACACCAACGATAATTAGCCATGAAAttaacatatcgtcaccctcataaactaattgcctaagtcattttctccactttttgtgaaataaaaaaaaaacttctcatttcctaattctttatatcattgtgttgagcttcaattaacaaattctaattcacaaattcttctgttaagaatttgggaattgaagctcaagacaatgatataaagaattaggaaatgagaaggtttcttttttatttcccaacaagtggagaaaatgacttaggcagttagtttatgagggtgacgatatgtgacacagcctaataataataatctgcgagAGATGACAAACAAGTAGAGGTTGCATTACTTATCAGGAGTTTAAATTCAAATCAAACAAACTCTACAGCAAGCTAAAGTAAATGTAGGCATTAACACTGAAATAAACTTATACAAGATTCTTTTTTTCCAAATTCCAGTATCTTGCACGTGTATCGTTAGTAGCAGGCGTAATTCAGATCACAGGATTAGCAATAATATTCTATTACATGATAAGGGATTTGCCTCAAGTGCGAGAGACTGTTCCAGCCTTCAACAGCTGGGGGACTTTGCCCCTCTATTTTGGATCTGCCATTTATGCTTTTGAAGGAATCGGTCTCGTGAGTATGATtgagttttatatatttctttcttgttgTTGCATTGAAGTTTGCAATGACAACTTAACTCGCATCAAACATAAAACGCGAATTGTGT comes from the Palaemon carinicauda isolate YSFRI2023 chromosome 16, ASM3689809v2, whole genome shotgun sequence genome and includes:
- the LOC137655275 gene encoding protein FAM200C-like, which codes for MSAKKRKYNEDYIRFGFVSLRKGDTEVPQCVICYKTLSNDGMRPSRLERHLQTAHPGLVDKPKAFFETKKHTLKQVKMDDSGVFRQQSSKVVEASYEISMLIAKSKKSHNIGETLIKPSILCAAQLILGKDSANKLSQISLSNDTVQRRIHELSQDIKEQTLELVRASPVFAIQCDETTDIAQCAQFLMYARFVSGNNIKEEILFCCPKESCTTAEAIFKVTSDFFKENKLSWDSLIGVCTDGAPAMVGLRSGFITKVKEKNPSVISTHCIIHRESLASRTLPDEMRDVLNVAIKVVNFIKSGALNSRLFKLLCKDMDSEHEALLFHTNIRWLSKGNMLERLYELREEVIIFLDSQQKAALHDKFKSDSFQIILAYLVDIFESLNAVNLKLQGKNIHIISHHDTIRTFMAKLDLWKCRIQQGNAASFRNLDSGLAHGNLDPELNILIITHLSSLKAEFTKYFPDIDDMRESWKFIRNPFQYFLKDPDTQSYFEENGIKPIKFENYYKGCNQMGSLVEICIKMVKHLINKSIKTNVLDIRDMAFLISQATHLINRRPIAFKDGLRDVPDKSVPSPITPEILIHGYELTSVNIIPELQCDPELDGVYDLKDSPSSLIEDTYSKLRKVRENLIRIYHSEFLTTLINQAADKTDRYKLVTHKIIEAGDIVLLKDPHTKASNYSLGIVKEVVKNDLGEVTNAQILKARSGEVVKRHVTSLIPLLRDIGCTSGIAPSVRHKKTIALDSNYMYPKRAAAVASGLRTKEMLLE